Proteins found in one Lonchura striata isolate bLonStr1 chromosome 27, bLonStr1.mat, whole genome shotgun sequence genomic segment:
- the IL23A gene encoding interleukin-23 subunit alpha translates to MAPLRRLRLWLLLALLPPPPAAPAPAPAPAPAPLRRPDWAACRVLSRELARLLGTVREPHPVLEGMQLLEEEPQNWPPRIRCSDACDPLTLESNHTRCLHRIRQALQHYRDLLGSDVFREQPQPQLETAMEQLLRHVPDGHGRVPRDPLAPTERWEQPLRRHLALKRLRSFAALIGRVFNHGAR, encoded by the exons ATGGCTCCGCTCCGCCGCCTCCGCCTCTGGCTGCTCCTCGCTCTgctgccgccgcctcccgcggcaccggcaccggcaccggcaccggcgccggccccgctccgccgcccggACTGGGCCGCCTGCCGGGTCCTGTCCCGGGAGCTGGCGCGGCTGCTGGGGACGGTCCGAGAGCCGCACCCGGTGCTG GAGGGGatgcagctcctggaggaggaaccccaaaattggCCCCCCCGGATCCGCTGCAGCGACGCCTGCGACCCCCTGACCCTGGAGAGCAACCACACG CGCTGCCTGCACCGGATCCGCCAGGCTCTGCAGCACTACCGGGACCTGCTGGGCTCCGACGTCTTCCGGGAGCAGCCGCAGCCGCAGCTGGAGACGGCgatggagcagctgctgcgCCACGTCCCG gACGGGCACGGCCGagtcccccgggaccccctggCGCCCACcgagcgctgggagcagccgcTGCGGCGGCACCTGGCCCTGAAGCGGCTCCGCTCCTTCGCCGCCCTCATCGGCCGCGTCTTCAACCACGGCGCCCGCTGA
- the STAT2 gene encoding signal transducer and activator of transcription 2, translated as MAQWQEVQSLANTYLEQVHQLYAGSALPMAVRQSLAAWIESQNWRQAAEPLCSHARMLFHSLLVLLGERLGSLGSDREDFMLKHNLRKAHRDLQAEFEEKPETFANLVANLLQEERRILRLGQAGGQGGSAPAPTPAPENGREQQIQQRLGDFHRALQEAERAFRHLEDLQDAFDFCFKVHYQPDGERNGDPEYMQELKSLEDKLKNLDQQRKEVLAQMQQLLRRSETLQELLQQELGDWRARQQRQCMGGPGDTNLRPLETWFTELGQGLFQLRQLLRALGDLRQKVTYARDPLVTETPLLQQRLQEQLTHLLRSAFVVEQQPCTPNAARRPLVLRTTGKFCARARLLLRLHDRNHRMEARIHIDRDPPNIRGFRRFNILTSSSKTLLAGDSPQEGLLCDFQYLTLKEQKDSRAGKGKGGGEGPLVVTEELHLITFTLAYAYCGLELELETTTLPFVIISNNNQFSSAWASILWFNMLSSDPKAQQFFSSPPPAPWPRLAEVLSWQFQSVAERGLSRDNLLMLAKKLLGSKPSPDSTVAWPKFSKDSGAGFSFWAWLDGILGLLQEHLKELWKKGLILGFVSHKQKEKLLKCKRTGTFLLRFSETVLGGVTFTWVEHPETGPPIFHAVEPYTASELVSLALPDIIRDYHMSLEEKNPENPLKFLYPNIARDEAFGPFYSQRLEGNLSESQKYLNRRLIRVSSRPPNRRQTEEELVVATQDLQMLQLQPRGQGTQQPGGLPLSQPPSLGTPPVTPGNVGTPQGVTTSLGTPPVTPGNVGTPQGVTMSLGTTPVTPGNVGTLQVMPTRPGSLQVTPGTVGTPQVVTTSLGTPPVTPGNLGTPQGVTTSPGSLQPRGLGMLQPQPQSLEPPQVASGVPNFPGTLPAAPGAAGTVQVLPGGLRVLRVGSGDSATLLGTVAVGSGPPQPAEPPRVPEEQGTLPPELRDLELLPGARDMQELLQGGREMQELLQGGRDMQELLQGAQDMQELLQSLEELEPGLEAAGLMPDVVPALEESFQLSPGSAALLDQQDPFLPQPEDSVLPVVPSLFTDFPPLHIDASDFQ; from the exons ATGGCGCAGTGGCAGGAGGTGCAGAGCTTGGCCAACACCTACCTGGAGCAGGTGCACCAGCTGTACGCGGGCTCGGCGCTGCCCATGGCCGTGCGGCAGTCCTTGGCCGCCTGGATCGAGAGCCAGAACTG GCGCCAGGCGGCCGAGCCGCTCTGCTCGCACGCCCGCATGCTGTTCCACTCCTTACTGGTGCTACTGGGAGAGcgcctgggcagcctgggctcGGACCGCGAGGATTTCATGCTGAAGCACAACCTGCGCAAAGCCCACCGCGACCTCCAG GCCGAGTTCGAGGAGAAGCCGGAGACGTTCGCCAACCTGGTGGCCaacctgctgcaggaggagcggcGGATCCTGCGCCTGGGGCAGGCGGGGgggcag GGGGGTTCGGCCCCCGCGCCCACCCCAGCCCCGGAGAACGGCCGGGAGCAGCAGATCCAGCAGCGCTTGGGCGACTTCCACAGGGCCCTGCAG GAAGCCGAACGAGCCTTCAGGCACCTGGAGGATTTGCAGGATGCCTTTGACTTCTGCTTCAAGGTGCACTACCAGCCAG ATGGGGAGAGGAACGGGGACCCCGAGTACATGCAGGAGCTGAAATCCCTCGAGGACAAACTGAAGAACCTGGACCAGCAGCGCAAG GAGGTGCTGGCTCAgatgcagcagctcctgaggcGCAGCGAGacgctgcaggagctgctgcagcaggagctgggggacTGGCGGGCGCGGCAGCAGCGCCAGTGCATGGGGGGCCCCGGCGACACCAACCTGCGCCCGCTGGAGACCTG GTTCacggagctgggccaggggctgTTCCAGCTGCGGCAGCTGCTGCGGGCGCTGGGCGACCTGCGGCAGAAGGTGACCTACGCCAGGGACCCGCTGGTGACAGAGAcgcccctgctgcagcagcggctgcaggagcagctcacgCACCTGCTCAGGAG CGCCTTCGTggtggagcagcagccctgcacgCCCAACGCCGCCCGGCGCCCGCTGGTGCTGCGCACCACCGGCAAGTTCTGCGCCCGCGCCCGGCTGCTGCTGCGGCTGCACGACCGCAACCACCGCATGGAGGCCCGCATCCACATCGACAG GGACCCCCCCAACATCCGAGG GTTCCGCCGCTTCAACATCCTGACATCGAGCAGCAAAACGCTCCTGGCCGGGGACAGCCCGCAGGAGGGGCTGCTCTGCGACTTCCAGTACCTC ACGCTGAAGGAGCAGAAGGACAGCAGGGCCGGCAAGGGCAAGGGCGGCGGCGAG GGTCCCCTGGTCGTGACGGAGGAGCTGCACCTCATCACCTTCACGCTGGCTTACGCCTACTgcgggctggagctggagctggag ACCACCACGCTGCCCTTCGTCATCATCTCCAACAACAACCAGTTCTCCAGCGCCTGGGCCTCCATCCTCTGGTTCAACATGCTCAGCTCTGACCCCAAG GCCCAGCAGTTCTTCTCATCACCGCCACCGGCCCCGTGGCCCCGGCTGGCCgaggtgctgagctggcagTTCCAGAGCGTGGCCGAGCGGGGACTCAGCCGGGACAACCTCCTGATGCTGGCCAAGAAACTCTTGG GCTCGAAGCCATCACCGgacagcaccgtggcctggcCCAAGTTCTCAAAG GACAGCGGCGCTGGTTTCTCCTTCTGGGCCTGGCTGGACGGgatcctggggctgctccaggagcaCCTGAAGGAGCTCTGGAAGAAGGG ACTCATCCTGGGCTTCGTGAGCCACAAGCAGAAGGAGAAACTGCTCAAGTGCAAGCGGACGGGGACGTTCCTGCTGCGCTTCAGTGAGACCGTCCTGGGCGGTGTCACCTTCACCTGGGTGGAGCACCCCGAGACAG gaccccccattTTCCACGCCGTGGAACCCTACACGGCCTCGGAGCTGGTGTCGCTGGCGCTGCCCGACATCATCCGCGACTACCACAtgagcctggaggagaagaATCCCGAGAACCCCCTCAAGTTCCTGTACCCCAACATCGCCCGGGACGAGGCTTTCGGGCCCTTCTACAGCCAGAGGCTGGAGG GGAACCTGAGCGAGTCGCAGAAATACCTGAACCGGCGCCTGATCCGCGTGTCCTCCAG GCCGCCCAACCGGCGGCAGACAGAGGAGGAGCTGGTGGTGGCCACGCAGGACCTGcagatgctgcagctgcagccccggggGCAGGGGACACAGCAGCCTGGTGGCCTGCCATTGTCACAGCCCCCGAGCTTGGGGACACCGCCGGTCACCCCTGGAAATGTGGGGACCCCTCAGGGGGTGACCACGAGCCTGGGGACACCGCCGGTCACCCCTGGGAATGTGGGGACCCCTCAGGGGGTGACCATGAGCTTGGGGACAACACCAGTCACCCCTGGGAATGTGGGGACACTACAAGTGATGCCCACGAGGCCGGGGTCACTGCAGGTCACCCCTGGAACCGTGGGGACCCCTCAGGTGGTGACCACGAGCTTGGGGACACCGCCGGTCACCCCTGGGAACCTGGGGACACCACAGGGGGTGACCACGAGCCCGGGGTCActgcagcccaggggcctgGGGATGCTGCAACCCCAGCCCCAAAGCCTGGAGCCACCCCAGGTGGCATCAGGGGTCCCCAACTTCCCTGGGACGCTGCCAGCGGCCCCAGGGGCCGCGGGGACCGTGCAGGTGctgcccggggggctgcgggtgCTGCGGGTGGGCTCGGGGGACTCGGCGacgctgctggggacagtggccGTGGGCTCGGGGCCGCCGCAGCCGGCGGAGCCACCGCGGGTCCCCGAGGAGCAGGGGACGCTGCCACCGGAGCTGcgggacctggagctgctgccgggGGCTCGGGacatgcaggagctgctgcaggggggCCGGGagatgcaggagctgctgcaggggggACGGGacatgcaggagctgctgcagggggcTCAGGacatgcaggagctgctgcagtcgctggaggagctggagccgGGCCTGGAGGCGGCGGGGCTGATGCCAGACGTGGTGCCAGCCTTGGAGGAGAGTTTCCAGCTGAGCCCCG GCAGCGCAGCTCTCCTGGACCAGCAGGACCCGTTCCTGCCGCAGCCCGAGGACTCGGTCCTGCCCGTGGTGCCCTCCCTGTTCACCGACTTCCCCCCGCTCCACATCGACGCCAGCGACTTCCAgtga
- the PAN2 gene encoding PAN2-PAN3 deadenylation complex catalytic subunit PAN2 — protein sequence MNFEGLTPSLAEFAAPLHPALEPVLDPHLPPSLVELDPEGVALEGLPVPDPVHLLEGMYSELHTAVSEVGVPAAVAHFDLHEEMLWVGNHGGHATSFFGPTLERYSSFQVNSSDDIRQIQSLENGVLFLTKSNLKYLSRGGLIIFDYLMDESEDMHSLLLTDNNTLLVAGLQNHVLEMDLNTVQETQKYTVEVPGITIMRQSNRFFFCGHTSGKVSLHDLRTFVVEHEFDAHSGSLSDFDVHGNLLVTCGFSSRMNGLACDRFLKVYDLRMMRATTPLQVHIDPFFLRFIPTYTSRLAIISQTGQCQFCEPTGLANPADIFHVNTVGPLIMTFDVSASKQALAFGDSEGCVHLWADSPEVTFNAYSRETDFALPCMVDTLPHLDWNQDLVPLSLIPVPLTSDALLSDWPAANSAPAPRRAPPVDPEILRTMKKVGFIGYAPNPRTKLRNQIPYRLKETDNEFDNFSQVPESPIGREEEPHLYRVAKKYRKVTIKYSKLGLEDFDFKHYNKTLFAGLEPHIPNAYCNCMIQVLYFLEPVRCLVQNHLCQKEFCLGCELGLLFHMLDLSRGDPCQGSNFLRAFRTIPEASALGLILADSDEATGKVNLGRLIQSWNRFILTQLHQETQEQEGPQAYRGAGSSFGSSGDSVIGQLFSCEMENCSMCRCGKETVRVSSTLLFTLSYPDSTEKPAKDYEFAQILKRSICLEQSTQAWCENCEKYQPTVQTRNIRCLPDVLVINCEVNSSKEADFWKTQAEYSFQKAMMKRGGFDITKGKEISLGEWKDLGNPDTGHSYPSVEELKNIWIPHAIKMRLTKSKELDVSNWSETDELSPTDDPESVYIYDLMATVVHILDSRTGGSLVGHIKVGETYHQRKEGVTHQQWYLFNDFLIEPVDKCEAVQFDMSWKVPAILYYARRNLNSKYNLVIKNPIEASVLLAEASLARKQRKCHATFIPLMLSEMPQAGDLVGLDAEFVTLNEEEAELRSDGTKSTIKPSQMSVARITCVRGQGPNEGVPFIDDYISTQEQVVDYLTQYSGIKPGDLDAKISSKHLTTLKSTYLKLRFLIDVGVKFVGHGLQKDFRVINLMVPKDQVIDTVYLFHIPRKRMISLRFLAWYFLDLKIQGETHDSIEDARTALQLYRKYLELSPQGSEPEEFRKVLKGLYEKGRKLDWKVPEPDSQSSPKHGAVFPPVLAL from the exons ATGAACTTCGAGGGGCTGACCCCGTCGCTGGCCGAGTTCGCGGCCCCGCTGCACCCGGCGCTGGAGCCGGTGCTGGACCCTCACCTGCCCCCCAGCCTGGTGGAGCTGGACCCCGAGGGGGTGGCCCTGGAGGGGCTCCCGGTGCCCGACCCCGTGCACCTGCTGGAGGGCATGTACAGCGAGCTGCACACGGCCGTCTCCGAGGTCGGCGTGCCCGCCGCCGTCGCCCACTTCGACCTGCACGAGGAGATGCTGTGGGTCGGCAACCACGGC GGCCACGCCACCTCCTTCTTCGGGCCCACACTGGAGCGCTACTCCTCCTTCCAGGTGAACAGCAGCGACGACATCCGCCAGATCCAGAGCCTGGAGAATGGCGTCCTGTTCCTCACCAAAAGCAACCTCAAGTACCTGTCCCGGGGCGGCCTCATCATTTTCGACTACCT CATGGATGAATCCGAGGACATGCACAGCCTCCTGCTGACGGACAACAACACCCTGCTGGTGGCTGGGCTGCAGAACCACGTCCTGGAGATGGACCTCAACACCGTGCAGGAGACGCAGAAG tACACCGTGGAGGTGCCCGGCATCACCATCATGAGGCAATCCAACCGCTTCTTCTTCTGCGGGCACACCTCGGGCAAG GTGTCCCTGCATGACCTGCGCACCTTTGTGGTGGAGCACGAGTTCGACGCCCACTCCGGGAGCCTGTCGGACTTCGACGTGCACGGCAACCTGCTGGTGACCTGCGGCTTCTCCAGCCGCATGAACGGCCTGGCCTGCGACCGCTTCCTCAAGGTCTACGACCTGCGCATGATGAGGGCCACCACCCCCCTGCAGGTCCACATCGACCCCTTCTTCCTCCGCTTCATCCCCACCTACACCTCCCGCCTGGCCATCATCTCCCAGACAG gCCAGTGCCAGTTCTGCGAGCCCACCGGGCTGGCCAACCCTGCCGACATCTTCCACGTCAACACCGTGGGGCCGCTCATCATGACCTTCGACGTGTCGGCCAGCAAGCAGGCGCTGGCCTTCGGCGACTCCGAGGGCTGCGTCCACCTCTGGGCCGACTCCCCGGAGGTGACTTTCAACGCCTACTCCCGGGAGACCGACTTCGCCCTGCCCTGCATGGTGGACACGCTGCCACACCTGGACTGGAACCAGGACCTGGTGCCGCTGTCGCTGATCCCGGTGCCGCTGACCAGCGACGCGCTGCTCTCCGACTGGCCGGCCGCCAACTCCGCCCCGGCGCCGCG GCGAGCCCCCCCGGTGGACCCCGAGATCCTGCGCACCATGAAGAAGGTGGGATTCATCGGCTACGCCCCCAACCCCAGGACCAAGCTCCGTAACCAG ATTCCTTACCGGTTAAAGGAGACGGACAACGAGTTTGACAACTTCAGCCAAGTCCCCGAGTCCCCGATCGGGCGTGAGGAGGAGCCTCACCTCTACAGAGTGGCCAAGAAGTACAGGAAG GTCACCATCAAATACTCcaagctggggctggaggattTTGACTTCAAGCATTACAACAAAACGCTGTTtgcggggctggagccccacaTTCCCAACGCCTACTGCAACTGCATGATCCAG GTGCTGTATTTCCTGGAGCCAGTCCGCTGCCTGGTCCAGAACCACCTGTGCCAGAAGGAATTCTGCCTGGGCTGCGAGCTGGGCTTGCTCTTCCACATGCTGGACCTGTCCCGAGGAGATCCTTGCCAG GGAAGCAACTTTTTGCGGGCTTTCCGCACCATCCCGGAGGCGTCGGCGCTGGGTTTGATCCTGGCAGACTCAGACGAGGCCACGGGGAAGGTGAACCTGGGGCGGCTGATTCAGAGCTGGAACCGTTTCATCCTGACTCAGCTGCACCAGGAAacgcaggagcaggagggaccCCAGGCCTACcgaggggctggcagcag CTTTGGCTCCTCGGGGGACTCTGTCATCGGGCAGCTGTTCAGCTGCGAGATGGAGAACTGCAGCATGTGCCGCTGTGGGAAAGAGACTGTCCGTGTGTCCTCCACGCTGCTCTTCACCCTCTCCTACCCCGACAGCACGG AAAAACCAGCCAAGGATTACGAGTTCGCTCAAATTTTAAAGCGCAGCATCTGCTTGGAGCAGAGCACGCAAGCCTGGTGTGAGAACTGTGAGAAGTACCAGCCCACG GTGCAAACCCGGAACATCCGCTGCCTGCCGGACGTGCTGGTCATCAACTGTGAGGTGAACAGCTCCAAGGAGGCAGATTTCTGGAAGACACAGGCTGAG TATTCCTTTCAGAAAGCCATGATGAAGAGAGGAGGCTTTGACATCACCAAGGGAAAGGAGATCTCTCTTGGAGAGTG GAAGGATCTGGGGAACCCCGACACGGGGCATTCGTATCCTTCCGTGGAGGAACTGAAGAACATTTGGATCCCTCACGCCATCAAGATGAGGTTGACCAAGAGCAAAGAGCTCGATGTGAGCAACTGGAGCGAGACTGATGAG CTGAGCCCGACGGACGACCCCGAGTCCGTGTACATCTACGACCTCATGGCCACCGTTGTCCACATCCTGGATTCCCGCACCGGGGGCAGCCTGGTGGGGCACATCAAGGTGGGAGAGACCTACCACCAGCGGAAGGAG GGAGTCACACACCAGCAGTGGTACCTCTTCAACGACTTCCTCATCGAGCCGGTGGACAAG TGCGAGGCTGTGCAATTTGACATGAGCTGGAAGGTGCCAGCCATCCTCTACTACGCCCGGAGGAACCTCAACTCCAAGTACAACCTCGTCA TCAAGAACCCCATCGAGGCCAGCGTCCTGCTGGCCGAGGCCTCGCTGGCCCGCAAGCAGCGCAAGTGCCACGCCACCTTCATCCCCCTCATGCTGAGCGAGATGCCCCAGGCCGgagacctggtggggctggacGCCGAGTTCGTCACGCTGAACGAG gaggaggctgagctgcGCAGCGATGGCACCAAGTCCACCATCAAGCCCAGCCAGATGTCGGTGGCCCGGATCACCTGCGTGCGTGGGCAGGGCCCCAACGAGGGCGTCCCCTTCATCGATGACTACATCTCCACCCAGGAACAG GTGGTGGATTACCTGACCCAGTACTCCGGGATCAAGCCGGGAGACCTGGATGCCAAGATCTCCTCCAAGCACCTGACCACCCTCAAATCCACTTACCTGAAGCTGCGTTTCCTCATCGACGTGGGCGTCAAGTTCGTGGGCCACGGGCTGCAGAAGGATTTCCGTGTCATCAACCTGATG gTGCCCAAGGACCAGGTGATTGACACCGTGTACCTGTTCCACATCCCGAGGAAGAGGATGATCTCCCTGCGCTTCCTCGCCTGGTACTTCCTGG ACCTGAAGATCCAGGGGGAGACCCATGACAGCATCGAGGACGCGCGGACGGCGCTGCAGCTGTACCGCAAGTACCTGGAGCTGAGCCCGCAGGGCTCGGAGCCCGAGGAGTTCCGCAAGGTGCTCAAGGGGCTCTACGAGAAGGGCCGCAAGCTGGACTGGAAGGTGCCCGAGCCCGacagccagagcagccccaAGC
- the APOF gene encoding apolipoprotein F, with protein MARVLLFLPLLILSRATAVSIITPGPAAGQRALPAPAEPVAPRAPGVPCQTLLPDALPGFSRLPPLPRGLARAALALALRGAGCAPQAEAEALELARELGTPAAAALLRGLARVPGARAPRPLALLLLSLARPGGSACVDPTQARSPAPGTEPTPRLGQAGRELAGVRPCRGAARRRREDEDACSPAGEREAHRVLDWVPGVSVFYNLGTSVYFAFQGCEAVASTRALQAAEELGYAGLAALTGGLGGPVALGVQLGLQPGLKAGVRALVGYFTSAGEPAPVPTAHSGAVVIV; from the coding sequence ATGGCCCGCGTTCTGCTCTTCCTCCcgctcctcatcctcagccGTGCCACGGCCGTGTCCATCATCACCCCTGGGCCGGCTGCCGGTCAGCGGGCGCTGCCGGCGCCGGCGGAGCCCGTCGCGCCGCGGGCACCGGGGGTGCCGTGCCAGACCCTTCTCCCCGACGCCCTGCCCGGCTTCTCGCggctgccgccgctgccccgcggccTGGCCCGTGCCGCCCTGGCGCTGGCGCTGCGCGGGGCCGGCTGTGCCCCCCAGGCCGAGGCCGAGGCGCTGGAGCTGGCTCGGGAGCTGGGGACccccgcggccgcggcgctgcTGCGGGGGCTGGCGCGGGTACCGGGCGCCCGGGCGCCGCGGccgctggcgctgctgctgctcagcctggcacGGCCGGGGGGCTCCGCCTGCGTGGATCCCACCCAAGCccgcagccccgcgcccggcaCGGAGCCCACGCCACGCTTGGGCCAGGCCGGCCGGGAGCTGGCGGGGGTCCGGCCGTGCCGCGGTgccgcgcggcggcggcgggaggacGAGGACGCCTGCAGCCCGGCGGGGGAGCGCGAAGCCCACCGGGTGCTGGACTGGGTGCCGGGAGTCAGCGTCTTCTACAACCTGGGCACCAGCGTCTACTTCGCCTTCCAGGGCTGCGAGGCCGTGGCGTCCACGCGGGCGCTGCAGGCCGCCGAGGAGCTGGGCTACGCCGGGCTGGCCGCGCTCAccgggggtctggggggtcccgtgGCCTTGggggtgcagctggggctgcagccggggctcaAGGCCGGCGTGCGGGCGCTCGTCGGGTACTTCACCTCGGCCGGGGAGCCCGCGCCGGTGCCCACTGCCCACAGCGGCGCCGTGGTCATCGTCTGA